One Calditrichia bacterium DNA window includes the following coding sequences:
- a CDS encoding HD domain-containing protein — MGKKIEYSQIKKAPIGESFVTFCVVRSKEVKYKQNGQPYLVLELGDQSGRLKTRLWNDIDSNSAETPVGGIVKIQAVAEAVNGRKELKIQRLRAASAEDKISADALLPQTAQDVAQLRQMFDAHRQSITNTHLLDLLSAVFRDEVFAKAYFRSPGGKLWHHNYLSGMLEHVVKLLNFADLMNIHYPEIDIDLLKTAIICHDLGKVREYSLNGYIDFSTEGRLLGNGAIGYGIIDGHIRDLPEFPAGLRQQLLHLVLSHNGKQHGAPVEPMTLEAMVLQHLILLDAHTNAILRIRENDVLPDQDWSKYIPLLERFIYAGKQA; from the coding sequence ATGGGGAAGAAAATCGAATATTCGCAAATCAAAAAAGCGCCGATCGGTGAATCGTTCGTCACATTTTGCGTGGTACGCAGCAAAGAAGTAAAATACAAACAGAACGGCCAGCCCTATCTGGTGTTGGAATTGGGCGACCAAAGCGGGCGGCTGAAAACGCGGTTGTGGAACGATATCGACAGCAATTCTGCGGAAACGCCAGTTGGTGGGATCGTGAAAATTCAGGCTGTCGCGGAAGCCGTGAACGGACGCAAAGAGTTGAAAATTCAACGGTTACGCGCCGCATCGGCAGAAGATAAAATTTCCGCGGATGCGTTGCTCCCGCAAACCGCGCAGGATGTGGCGCAGCTTCGCCAAATGTTCGATGCGCACCGTCAATCGATTACCAATACCCATTTGCTCGATTTGCTCTCCGCTGTTTTTCGCGATGAGGTGTTTGCCAAAGCCTATTTCCGTTCGCCGGGCGGTAAGTTGTGGCATCACAATTATTTATCGGGAATGCTGGAGCATGTGGTAAAGCTGCTCAATTTTGCGGATCTGATGAATATCCACTATCCGGAAATCGATATCGATTTGTTGAAAACGGCCATTATTTGCCACGATTTGGGCAAGGTTCGCGAATATTCGCTGAACGGATACATCGATTTTTCGACGGAAGGGCGGCTGCTCGGCAACGGCGCGATCGGTTACGGGATTATCGATGGGCACATCCGCGATTTGCCGGAATTTCCTGCGGGGTTGCGCCAGCAATTGCTGCATCTGGTGCTCAGCCACAACGGCAAACAGCACGGCGCTCCGGTGGAGCCGATGACGCTGGAAGCGATGGTGCTGCAGCACCTCATTTTGCTGGATGCGCACACCAACGCCATTTTGCGTATCCGCGAAAACGATGTGCTGCCGGATCAGGATTGGAGCAAATATATTCCGCTGCTGGAGCGTTTCATTTATGCTGGAAAACAGGCGTAA
- a CDS encoding DUF3365 domain-containing protein has product MKLKLLFLLMLGALIAGCGKTENSNEPTAAELKMAQETGSKYAAALMSGLKDTLQTAIREKGVAGAVDVCNVQAMPLTRQAEGEGVSIKRTTNKYRNPENAPDETEKAALAYFETQLKESGSLPENYVQKVSENGEQFLYFYKPMQMAAVCLSCHGDPATMDENLLATLDQHYPNDMARGYSEGDFRGAIRVKIPLK; this is encoded by the coding sequence ATGAAGCTAAAACTTTTGTTTTTATTGATGTTGGGCGCGCTGATCGCCGGATGCGGCAAAACAGAAAACAGCAACGAACCTACCGCCGCCGAACTGAAAATGGCGCAGGAAACCGGCAGCAAATACGCCGCCGCGTTGATGTCCGGGCTGAAAGACACACTGCAAACCGCCATCCGCGAAAAAGGCGTTGCCGGCGCAGTGGATGTGTGCAACGTTCAGGCAATGCCGCTCACCCGCCAGGCGGAAGGTGAAGGTGTGAGCATCAAACGCACTACCAACAAATATCGCAATCCCGAAAATGCGCCGGATGAAACGGAGAAAGCTGCGCTGGCATATTTCGAAACGCAACTGAAGGAATCTGGTAGTTTGCCGGAAAATTACGTGCAAAAAGTGAGCGAAAACGGTGAGCAATTTTTGTATTTCTACAAACCGATGCAAATGGCTGCGGTTTGCCTCTCCTGTCACGGCGATCCCGCAACGATGGATGAAAACCTGCTGGCAACGCTGGATCAGCACTACCCGAACGACATGGCGCGCGGCTACAGCGAAGGCGATTTTCGCGGTGCTATTCGCGTAAAAATTCCATTGAAATAA
- a CDS encoding M23 family metallopeptidase → MMKKAVRIFVEIFYLVGCSLFAQDYAWPTDASKLMTSSFCELRPRRYHAAIDIKTWNRTGYKIFAIDDGYVYRLRKGATGYGNAIYLKLKDGNYALYGHLDGFIPEYEAYMDSLRLQSQRNSIDKRGLSPALFPVKKGQHIGYTGETGIGVPHLHFEMRDSYNRPINPLQYFKKEMVDNIAPRPRSLAIIPASAHTLINLLPDTLIQSLPADNKMRLRQPIYLTGRAYIALRIFDQADGASNVFDFYKGRLLVNDSLLYSVQYDRFSYDENHLVELDKNFSLQRRGMKSYHNFYRHPANSLPFYGNTPRGGGMLSTENLRDGENTVIIEAEDYFGNEMKLEIPVIYHRYRPVAIQDVQATADSLKFTLLSADSLGSLTFRQLIPGNSVATALPNVSFVQRFDPKMKHHSYKITAPNSLVPGAVVRVDATYGDDLPLQPLFVWTGSKSVLPPVASTIETVVPFGQELLIKGKGFPLVPGDWQTGTGKARLYDNNKFSVRISAERENPKTPFGDAFDEQLAKWLATDYRIVPGQTRSLRSEDGNFSLRFPSNALHDTLFVELGEVESTVFPPAPYRVLSKTYRTAPFDQPLNYGAYVSLTVPDSIAKMKGVGLYYLTSRGSWGFLPSDFDRQTNTFSARVTSLEHFAVLQDSIPPQISAVRLTASANRNARFGIRDSFSGMFNENQIRVTVNGKWTMFIFDPEEDWIEVETKHLPAGTSTVAISTSDNAGNRVTKEFTVMRR, encoded by the coding sequence ATGATGAAAAAAGCGGTTAGGATTTTTGTAGAAATTTTTTATTTGGTTGGATGTTCACTATTTGCACAAGACTACGCATGGCCCACCGATGCCAGCAAATTGATGACCAGCAGTTTTTGCGAATTGCGTCCGCGACGCTATCACGCAGCGATTGATATCAAAACGTGGAACCGCACCGGATACAAAATTTTTGCCATCGACGATGGCTATGTGTACCGGCTGCGAAAAGGCGCAACGGGTTACGGCAACGCGATTTATCTCAAGTTGAAAGACGGTAACTACGCACTGTACGGGCATTTGGACGGTTTTATTCCCGAATATGAAGCGTATATGGATTCGCTGCGGCTGCAAAGCCAGCGCAATTCAATCGATAAACGCGGGCTTTCGCCGGCGCTGTTTCCCGTGAAAAAAGGGCAGCACATCGGTTACACCGGCGAAACCGGCATCGGCGTGCCGCATTTGCATTTCGAAATGCGCGACAGTTACAATCGCCCAATCAACCCGTTGCAATATTTCAAAAAAGAGATGGTCGATAACATCGCGCCGCGCCCGCGATCGCTGGCAATTATTCCTGCCAGCGCCCACACGTTGATCAATTTATTGCCGGACACACTCATCCAGTCGCTGCCGGCGGACAACAAAATGCGGCTCCGCCAGCCCATTTACCTCACCGGACGGGCGTATATCGCGCTGCGCATTTTTGATCAGGCGGACGGCGCCAGCAACGTGTTCGATTTTTACAAAGGTCGTTTGCTGGTAAACGATTCGTTGCTGTATTCCGTGCAATACGACCGCTTCAGTTACGATGAAAATCATCTGGTGGAGTTGGATAAAAACTTCTCGCTGCAACGTCGCGGGATGAAATCGTATCATAATTTTTATCGCCATCCGGCGAACAGTTTGCCGTTTTACGGCAACACACCGCGCGGTGGCGGCATGCTTTCCACCGAAAATCTTCGCGATGGCGAAAATACAGTGATCATCGAAGCGGAGGATTATTTCGGGAATGAAATGAAGCTGGAAATTCCCGTCATTTATCACCGCTATCGTCCGGTGGCGATTCAGGATGTGCAAGCCACCGCCGATTCGCTAAAATTCACCCTGCTCAGCGCGGATTCGCTCGGCTCGCTTACCTTCCGGCAACTTATTCCCGGCAATAGCGTGGCGACTGCGCTCCCCAATGTTTCTTTTGTGCAACGATTCGATCCGAAAATGAAACACCACAGCTACAAAATTACTGCGCCGAACAGCCTGGTCCCCGGCGCGGTGGTTCGGGTGGACGCCACCTACGGTGACGATTTGCCGCTGCAACCGTTGTTTGTCTGGACCGGAAGCAAATCCGTTTTGCCGCCGGTGGCATCGACGATTGAAACGGTGGTCCCTTTCGGGCAGGAATTGCTGATAAAAGGCAAAGGCTTTCCGCTGGTGCCCGGCGACTGGCAAACCGGCACCGGAAAAGCGCGATTGTATGACAACAACAAATTTTCCGTCCGCATTTCTGCCGAACGGGAAAACCCCAAAACGCCATTTGGCGATGCGTTTGATGAACAACTGGCGAAATGGCTGGCAACCGACTACCGGATTGTGCCCGGACAAACCCGTTCACTGCGTTCGGAAGACGGCAATTTTTCGCTCCGTTTTCCCAGCAATGCGCTGCACGATACCCTTTTTGTGGAGCTCGGCGAAGTGGAATCAACTGTTTTTCCACCGGCACCATATCGTGTATTATCAAAAACTTACCGCACCGCACCGTTCGACCAGCCGCTCAATTACGGCGCGTATGTCAGCTTAACCGTGCCGGATTCCATCGCCAAAATGAAAGGCGTGGGATTATATTACCTCACTTCGCGCGGCAGTTGGGGATTTTTGCCCTCCGATTTCGACCGGCAGACCAACACCTTCAGCGCGCGCGTCACCAGTCTGGAGCATTTTGCGGTGCTGCAAGATTCCATCCCGCCGCAAATTTCTGCGGTCCGGTTGACGGCATCTGCCAATCGCAACGCACGGTTTGGCATTCGCGACAGCTTTTCCGGCATGTTCAATGAAAACCAGATTCGCGTGACCGTCAACGGCAAATGGACAATGTTTATTTTTGATCCGGAGGAAGACTGGATTGAGGTGGAAACGAAGCATTTGCCGGCGGGCACATCCACTGTGGCAATTTCCACATCGGACAATGCGGGCAACCGCGTGACTAAAGAATTTACCGTTATGCGGCGGTAA
- a CDS encoding PAS domain S-box protein produces the protein MKSNEDAYASLLNENERLNAKIRQLESQNIFFKTISDNSPDLVYVFSIPQKCVIYCSDRLLEILGYTFAEVQEMGERFFSNITHPDEYQEIKQHLERLNASRPGEHHSIEFRAKHKNGTWRWMRSRDVVRKRDENNATLETLGVAEDITEWKKSQSTLVSSEAHFRMLVEASPYTIIIVDEQGIIRQANKRTKVDFGYLPPELIGQSVESLIPDNLRHSHEKYRKIYTKSPFSRPMGSGLALEAVRKDGSKFPVEIALTPIQLDQKTMVLTTIVDITQRRKAEIMVKRSAERIRLLYDVTAKSSHDEDRRITNALKLVTRLLGMEIGIQSRIYPDEDLYIIENLYSPETQLRTNQSFSFKHTCCEITLANEDVTTFEDLKLSQYSEHPCYKLLHLESYIGVPIRVQNKVYGTISFSSYKPRPIAFDYLDVDLMRLLAECIGATIDSKKDKRALRHYTVELENKNRELEEFSYIASHDLREPLRTIISFCNILENDIGERIAKEAQEDIAFITDAAKRMINLIENLLEYSRAGRVELKLEPVDLNRCIEGIVDNLKALTQETGAVINFEQLPTVQGDSTLLAQVFQNLISNSLKFHGSEPPYINISAEPLDNSWVIQISDNGIGIAAEHAEQVFKPFRRLHSQGKYKGTGIGLSICKKIIERHGGYITIQSEPGKGSTFSIFFK, from the coding sequence ATGAAGTCGAACGAAGATGCCTACGCATCATTATTAAATGAAAATGAACGGTTAAACGCGAAAATCCGGCAACTGGAATCACAGAACATTTTTTTCAAAACGATTTCAGATAACAGCCCGGATTTGGTGTATGTATTCAGTATCCCACAAAAATGCGTTATTTACTGCAGCGATCGCTTGTTGGAAATATTGGGCTACACATTTGCGGAAGTTCAGGAAATGGGCGAGCGATTTTTTTCGAATATCACCCACCCGGATGAATATCAGGAAATTAAACAACACCTCGAACGGCTGAATGCATCCCGTCCCGGTGAACACCATTCGATTGAGTTTCGTGCAAAACACAAAAACGGAACCTGGCGCTGGATGCGCAGCCGCGATGTTGTTCGAAAACGCGACGAAAATAACGCCACGCTTGAAACACTGGGCGTTGCCGAAGACATTACCGAATGGAAAAAATCCCAGAGCACGCTCGTCAGCAGCGAAGCGCATTTCCGGATGTTGGTTGAGGCATCGCCATACACAATTATTATTGTAGATGAACAAGGCATCATCCGGCAGGCCAACAAACGAACCAAAGTTGATTTTGGTTATTTGCCACCGGAACTGATTGGTCAAAGCGTTGAATCGCTGATACCGGATAATTTGCGCCATTCGCACGAGAAATATCGAAAAATTTACACCAAAAGCCCGTTTAGCCGCCCGATGGGCAGCGGGCTAGCGCTGGAAGCAGTGCGTAAAGATGGCAGCAAATTCCCGGTAGAAATTGCGCTAACGCCAATCCAGTTGGATCAGAAAACCATGGTGTTAACCACAATTGTTGATATTACCCAGCGCCGGAAAGCTGAAATTATGGTGAAACGCAGTGCCGAACGCATCCGATTGTTATACGATGTAACTGCCAAATCCAGCCACGATGAAGACCGGCGCATCACCAATGCGCTAAAACTGGTAACCCGGTTATTGGGAATGGAAATTGGTATTCAAAGCCGCATTTATCCGGATGAGGATCTGTATATTATCGAAAACTTGTATTCGCCGGAAACCCAATTGCGAACCAACCAGTCATTTTCTTTTAAGCATACCTGTTGCGAAATTACACTTGCAAATGAAGATGTAACAACGTTTGAAGATCTGAAGTTATCTCAATATTCGGAGCACCCCTGCTATAAATTGCTCCATCTGGAATCGTATATCGGCGTGCCCATCCGGGTGCAAAACAAGGTTTACGGCACCATCAGTTTTTCCAGTTACAAACCCAGACCTATTGCTTTCGATTATCTGGATGTCGATTTAATGCGATTGCTGGCCGAGTGCATTGGAGCTACTATCGATAGCAAAAAAGATAAACGTGCACTCCGGCATTACACGGTTGAACTGGAAAATAAAAATCGCGAATTGGAAGAATTCAGCTATATCGCCAGTCACGATTTGCGAGAACCGCTGCGAACCATCATCAGTTTTTGCAATATTTTGGAAAATGATATCGGTGAACGGATTGCCAAAGAAGCACAGGAGGACATTGCGTTTATCACCGATGCTGCCAAACGGATGATTAACCTGATCGAAAATTTGCTGGAATATTCCCGTGCCGGACGGGTGGAGCTGAAGCTTGAGCCGGTCGATTTGAATCGCTGTATCGAAGGGATTGTTGATAATTTAAAGGCACTGACCCAGGAAACCGGTGCGGTTATCAATTTTGAACAATTGCCGACAGTGCAAGGCGATAGCACGTTACTTGCCCAGGTTTTCCAAAATTTGATCAGCAATAGCCTGAAATTTCATGGCAGCGAGCCGCCGTACATCAATATTTCTGCGGAACCACTCGATAACAGTTGGGTTATTCAGATTTCAGATAACGGTATTGGCATTGCGGCGGAACACGCCGAACAAGTTTTTAAACCGTTCCGGCGATTACATTCGCAGGGTAAATACAAAGGAACCGGAATCGGGTTATCGATTTGTAAAAAAATAATCGAACGCCACGGCGGGTATATTACTATTCAATCTGAACCGGGAAAAGGCTCCACATTTTCGATTTTTTTTAAATAG
- a CDS encoding response regulator, protein MGLFNQPSQKNILTVDDERIIQKMMHKLLTKHGYNVITANNGKEALNHLVVYEIDLIILDIMMPVMDGYETLKMLRQMDRTKMIPVIILTANANVKTFTRVIKMGADDFIAKPFDQGNLRRKLEYLLQDAERRKEELQLMLQEEKAKQLNQKELLDKQQEFMEGFEKIFPKMVYLVSSQNQDELRKMLVIFEKKCEALQLENGSRLALKIILTIDQDCNWDVIIKYLEELYGCFMESCTKK, encoded by the coding sequence ATGGGATTATTCAATCAGCCAAGCCAGAAAAATATTTTGACAGTCGATGATGAGCGAATTATCCAAAAAATGATGCACAAACTGCTCACCAAACACGGATACAACGTTATTACTGCTAATAATGGCAAAGAAGCGCTTAACCATCTGGTGGTGTATGAAATTGACCTGATCATTCTGGACATCATGATGCCGGTAATGGACGGCTACGAAACCCTCAAAATGCTCCGGCAAATGGACCGCACCAAAATGATTCCGGTAATCATTTTAACCGCAAACGCAAATGTGAAAACATTTACCCGGGTGATCAAAATGGGGGCGGATGATTTTATTGCAAAACCTTTTGATCAGGGTAATTTGCGGCGAAAACTGGAATACTTGCTGCAAGATGCCGAACGCAGAAAAGAAGAATTGCAGCTAATGCTGCAGGAAGAAAAAGCAAAACAGCTCAACCAAAAAGAGCTGCTGGATAAACAGCAGGAATTTATGGAAGGTTTCGAGAAAATCTTCCCGAAAATGGTGTATCTGGTTTCTTCCCAAAACCAAGATGAGTTGCGAAAAATGCTGGTTATTTTCGAAAAAAAATGCGAGGCGTTACAGTTGGAAAACGGATCGCGGCTGGCATTAAAAATTATTTTAACGATCGATCAGGATTGTAATTGGGATGTTATCATTAAATATCTCGAAGAATTGTATGGCTGTTTTATGGAATCGTGCACCAAAAAATGA
- the fusA gene encoding elongation factor G codes for MKVYTGEHIRNVGVGGHSGSGKTSLVEAMLFNMGEVNRIGSIEQGNTVSDYNEDEIERQISINSSLLHGEWNNNKVNLVDTPGFSDFYGDVVSGMRAADSVMIVVSAANGVEVGTERVRQLAELYDMPRFYVINKLDRENVQFMKVAEELRDRFGKQVTILQLPLESGPGFHVVVDILKKKAYTYEQDGSGKFTVGDIPANVMPRVEELRLELVESVAESDDELLEKYFDAGELTEEQLMTGFINAVKNRTIVPMLCASSTANIGVANVMDFIVEFLPSADRIEVSDVNGKSRSISDNNSLSTFVFQTVAEAHMGELSLVKVISGVLKSGDEVLNTANDKTERIGQIYLLNGKQKKNVDQLHAGDIAALVKMKYTHTGNTLSVKNDPFILPKIDFPEPLINMAVEPKTKGDEDKLSTGLHTLHEEDPTFMVHYDPELRQTIVSAQGELHLMIILKRLSQRFGVEVEMSEPRIPYRETIRTKAEAQGKFKKQSGGRGQYGDCHLRLEPKPRGEGFEFVDAIVGGVIPGKFIPAVEKGAFESCENGVLAGYPIVDIKVTVFYGSYHNVDSSEMAFKVAASMGFKKAFMDAKPVLLEPIYQLEIKVPEAYMGDVMGDISSRRGKIQGMDADGRFQVIKALVPLAELHKYSTVLRSMTQGQGLFHRNLSHYEEVPSDVAQKIIDAAEKEKEEA; via the coding sequence TTGAAAGTTTATACTGGCGAACATATTCGCAATGTCGGCGTCGGTGGCCACAGCGGCTCCGGAAAAACATCCCTGGTTGAGGCAATGCTGTTTAATATGGGCGAAGTAAATCGCATTGGCTCAATCGAGCAGGGTAATACGGTTTCCGATTATAATGAAGACGAAATTGAGAGGCAGATTTCCATTAACTCCTCTCTGTTGCACGGCGAGTGGAACAACAACAAAGTTAATCTGGTCGATACGCCAGGTTTCAGCGATTTTTACGGCGATGTTGTCAGCGGCATGCGCGCAGCAGACTCGGTGATGATTGTTGTTTCTGCAGCAAATGGGGTAGAAGTTGGTACCGAACGTGTTCGCCAACTGGCAGAATTGTATGATATGCCTCGCTTTTATGTGATCAACAAACTGGATCGCGAAAACGTTCAGTTCATGAAAGTTGCTGAAGAGCTGCGCGATCGCTTCGGCAAACAAGTGACCATTTTGCAACTACCGCTGGAATCCGGACCGGGATTTCATGTTGTGGTAGATATTCTCAAGAAAAAAGCCTACACCTACGAACAGGACGGCAGCGGCAAATTTACCGTTGGTGACATTCCCGCAAATGTAATGCCCCGCGTGGAAGAACTGCGGCTGGAGCTGGTTGAATCCGTTGCCGAAAGCGACGACGAACTGCTGGAAAAATATTTTGATGCCGGCGAATTAACCGAAGAACAATTAATGACCGGTTTTATTAACGCGGTAAAAAACCGCACCATCGTTCCGATGCTTTGCGCATCTTCGACAGCCAACATTGGCGTAGCCAACGTGATGGATTTTATTGTTGAATTTTTGCCCAGCGCAGATCGTATTGAAGTAAGTGACGTCAACGGCAAATCCCGCAGTATTTCGGATAACAATTCCCTCTCTACTTTTGTGTTCCAAACCGTTGCCGAAGCACATATGGGTGAACTATCGCTGGTTAAAGTAATTTCCGGCGTGCTGAAATCCGGCGATGAAGTGCTGAACACCGCCAACGACAAAACCGAACGCATTGGACAAATATATTTGCTCAACGGCAAGCAGAAAAAAAACGTGGATCAATTGCACGCCGGAGATATTGCCGCACTGGTAAAAATGAAATATACCCACACCGGTAATACGCTCAGCGTAAAAAACGACCCGTTTATTCTTCCCAAAATCGATTTTCCGGAGCCATTAATTAACATGGCTGTGGAGCCGAAAACCAAAGGCGACGAAGACAAACTCTCTACCGGTTTGCACACGCTGCACGAAGAAGATCCGACATTTATGGTGCATTACGATCCCGAATTGCGCCAAACCATCGTATCCGCCCAGGGCGAACTGCACCTGATGATCATTTTAAAACGATTGTCGCAGCGCTTTGGCGTGGAAGTGGAAATGAGCGAACCGCGTATCCCGTATCGCGAAACCATTCGCACCAAAGCCGAAGCACAGGGTAAATTTAAAAAGCAGAGCGGCGGTCGCGGTCAATATGGCGATTGTCACCTGCGCCTCGAACCCAAGCCTCGCGGAGAAGGATTTGAATTTGTGGACGCCATCGTCGGTGGTGTAATTCCCGGAAAATTTATTCCCGCCGTGGAAAAAGGCGCCTTCGAATCCTGCGAAAACGGCGTATTGGCCGGTTACCCGATTGTCGATATCAAAGTTACCGTATTTTACGGCTCCTACCACAACGTCGATTCATCGGAAATGGCATTTAAAGTAGCCGCTTCGATGGGCTTCAAAAAAGCATTTATGGATGCAAAACCGGTGCTGCTGGAACCCATTTACCAGCTCGAAATCAAGGTGCCGGAAGCATACATGGGCGATGTAATGGGCGATATTTCCAGCCGCCGCGGTAAAATTCAGGGTATGGATGCAGACGGCCGTTTTCAGGTTATCAAAGCGCTGGTGCCGCTGGCTGAGTTGCACAAATATTCCACCGTATTGCGTTCGATGACGCAAGGACAGGGGCTTTTCCACCGGAATTTATCGCATTACGAAGAAGTGCCCTCCGACGTGGCTCAAAAAATTATCGATGCCGCAGAAAAGGAAAAAGAAGAAGCTTGA
- a CDS encoding adenylate kinase, which translates to MILIGGPGAGKGTQASRLKQKLDIPHISTGEILRSEVAKGTQLGQQVTGIMKSGGLVADSIVLALIDKRLKEPDTKNGFILDGFPRTIAQAKGLELILEHRGNTDIIVVFLDTSDDEMYRRLMGRGRADDSVATVRSRIDKYHAETRDAINYYREKGVLLRIDGNQDMDSVTVDIHKALGIDTLPANPE; encoded by the coding sequence CTGATATTGATTGGCGGACCCGGTGCGGGAAAAGGAACCCAGGCTAGCCGGTTGAAACAGAAGCTGGACATTCCGCATATTTCCACCGGAGAAATTTTGCGAAGCGAAGTAGCCAAAGGAACGCAGTTGGGGCAACAGGTTACCGGCATTATGAAAAGCGGCGGACTGGTTGCCGACAGCATTGTATTAGCCCTCATCGATAAACGGCTGAAAGAGCCGGACACCAAAAATGGCTTTATTCTGGACGGTTTTCCGCGAACCATTGCCCAGGCAAAAGGGCTGGAGTTGATTTTGGAACATCGCGGAAATACCGATATCATCGTGGTTTTTCTGGATACCAGCGACGACGAAATGTATCGTCGGCTGATGGGGCGCGGCCGCGCGGACGATTCCGTTGCTACCGTTCGCAGCCGTATCGATAAATATCACGCCGAAACGCGGGATGCGATCAACTATTATCGCGAAAAAGGTGTGCTGCTGCGCATCGACGGTAATCAGGATATGGATTCCGTAACAGTAGATATCCACAAAGCGCTCGGCATCGATACCCTTCCGGCGAATCCGGAATAA
- a CDS encoding BLUF domain-containing protein has product MALVQLLYTSKFSGKIGMGDLTQIKDAAANHNPPLGISGMLCFGEGYFLQVLEGDAVIVNKHYQRISADPRHTDLVLLDYSHITKRNFHNWHMGHFNLNQLKEGLILKYATVAHFQPEKMHPQSALEFLIELSKYLENEH; this is encoded by the coding sequence ATGGCACTTGTTCAACTATTGTATACCAGTAAATTTAGCGGAAAAATAGGCATGGGGGATTTAACCCAAATTAAAGATGCTGCTGCCAACCATAATCCGCCGTTGGGAATATCCGGAATGTTGTGTTTCGGCGAAGGATATTTTTTACAAGTGCTGGAGGGCGATGCGGTAATCGTGAATAAACATTACCAGCGCATAAGCGCGGATCCCCGGCATACAGACCTTGTTTTACTGGATTATTCGCACATCACCAAAAGAAATTTCCACAACTGGCACATGGGGCACTTCAACCTCAATCAATTGAAAGAGGGGCTGATTTTGAAATACGCCACGGTTGCCCATTTCCAGCCGGAAAAAATGCACCCGCAAAGTGCGCTTGAATTTTTGATTGAACTAAGCAAATATTTAGAAAACGAACATTAA